Part of the Osmerus eperlanus chromosome 22, fOsmEpe2.1, whole genome shotgun sequence genome, AGCAACACATGGTGCACACAGCTTGAGCATATGCTCTACTGAGACAGTATTTTCGGGGTGGTGGGGAGGTCACTGTATTTGTGAGTGTTTCATCCCAGTGAGTTACAAAATGCTGTTACTATTCATTATCATATGAATTCATATTATTTTATCATTTGTGTTCAGTTCAATTTTGTTGCAACTTACTCCCTCTAGTCAATCAACTCCATTGTCTGAGTTGTTACAGAATTATTGCACTTTAGAATTCCATACAGACTTACAATGTTTGGTTTCAGAATGACATACACTTGAAAAGCATTTATGTAACTTATCAACGTTCAAGCCGAGGTGAACAAACGTGACATAAGTGGGGGTCACTAGCTCATAGAAAACAGAGCATTGCTAACTTCACTACAATTCGGACTTTTTTTTATAGTTGGTTTCACAATCGGTTGGTGAAACTACTTGGGAGTCTTATTTATGTTACTTTTGAAAGTTATTTATCTTGTCATTCTACTATTATAGCCTTATTTGATTACAGATGGGATTCCTTTTATTTCTATCTTTTATTTCTATCATCCCACACGTAAGGAACTTGATAGCCTGCAGATCCGCAGTATTTATTTCAGTTTGAGTGATTGTCATGGATGTATTACTTAATTGTTTTTGAGAAGTAGTGTTAATCAGCTCTGCACGCAGTTTAGACATCGCAGTGTCTTGTTGAATTCCTCCCCCACATTCTCATCTGCTGACATTATCATCAACCGTTTTGCAGTCAAACTGGTTTCGCTGCGCAGTTCAAGCTATATTGAGGCTAAAGTCTAGCCGCTAGAGCAACAAACTTGTTCAATTAACAGCAGTGAAAACGGAGCTTACGCAAAAGAATGCCGTTTTAAAAAAGTTCTGTTTCTGCCTGAAAGAAACACAATTTCGTTTAATTTTTGAAATGGTATTCTTGGCAGTTTTATACAATTATGTTTAAATCGCTTTCCCCACCATTCTTTAAGTAGGCCTTAAGCTACTATGTGATTGTGTTGAATGCATTCTGTCGGAGCTTGTTACAATTAAGAATTCTTCAAACATCCTTAAACCAGGTTGTCATAAATTATTGCTGTATTTGTCAATAGAAATGAACCGATGAGCTCTATTGGTTAAGTTCATATTTTTAGACGTTCTCTGCATGAAGAATTaaagtatttatttaaaaaaaaatattttgtgtttgtatatgtgttgTTGATTAAcaatctaaatgtgtgtgtgtgaggccggtGGAATAGAAAATGCGTGGAATTAAAGCTGCCGCAATTGTACACAAACTGGCGCTCTTGTCCTGGCTGTCTGGTGGCATTGTGAGCGCACAGACGCAGCCACTGAGCGCTCATCAACCACATCCGACATGGCAGACGAGAAACCCAAGGTGAGGGATGGGACATGTTTATTTACAATATTTAGACAGGCCGTTCTCTGCGACATATAACGCATCTTATGCTGTGGCGATATGTCTCTTGGtcatggagaaaaagcttcataACACAGACCTAACTTGCTTGGTTCACTAAAGATTTTGTTAGTTAGTTGGCTAGCAAGCTTGCGCTTCTACTTGGCAAGTGAGGCAGTTACAGTAGTTCCCAAACCGTTTTAGAAAATCTTTTGTAATTATGTGCACAGATGGGCTTACATTATTAACGTTAGCTAACTACTGGTAGCGTTAAGGTAGCGAGCTAGCCCGACTAGCTTAAAATACGCTACTGTAGTAGTGCAGATGCTACCTAGCTAGCCGTGACATCACAAAACCAAGGTAGCTTAAGTTTCTGACAAATATAACTCTACAGTTGGATATTTCGTACTCAAATGTGTTCAGCTAGAGAACCTCTTGCGTGTACTATACTATTATCCTGAAACGTCATGGATGGGTCTTCTGCATTTGGTGTTTTTCTGTACAGGAGGGAGTTAAGACTGAGAACAATGAGCACATCAACCTGAAGGTGGCAGGACAGGACGGTTCCGTGGTGCAGTTTAAGATCAAAAGACATACACCTCTCAACAAACTCATGAAGGCATATTGTGAAAGACAGGTAAGACACAGCATCAACTCATGTAGCCTAGGCTACTTCTCAACCTTGTAATCAGCCTAGATGTGGATTTCATGTTTTAGTCATTCAGTGAATTTTGTGAATGTAGAAATGTGAATTGAATGTCTATCCACAGGGACTGACGATTAGACACATACGGTTTAGATTTGATGGTCAACCCATTAATGAAACAGACACACCATCACAGGTAAGTGATACGTTTAATGTATAATGCCCCTCACCTTAGAGTCGTATCTGTTATAACAGATATACACTTAAATAATTGTACATGTCTCAGTCTTTTAATCCTTTTTTCCAAGATCCCAAATGAAAATCTAATCTAATGTAGCCTACATCTACTGCTCTTGTTCCTTGAAGCATATGTGACTGTATGCGGAGTAGACATATGTTTACTCCGCATACAGTCACCCATATCAGTTGCAAGTCTTGCTACAACTGTACATGTTCACTTTTGTTTTTACATTGCAGTTAGAAATGGAGGACGAAGACACAATCGATGTGTTCCAGCAACAAACAGGGGGATTTCCTCACTGAAGACTATTTCCTGGCTACAACCGCTACCTCCCTTATCCTTTCTTTGTTCACTTGGGAACAAATATGTATTTTCGTACTCCTCCCTGACTTATATTGTTGCCAGTCATTTTAATTTGAAAACTATTAATTATATGGGGAGTTAAGTTAATGAATGGAATATGAACTAAAAGCATTTTATGTTCATGAAAAAGTAATGCTTTTGGAAAGGTGTCTTTCAAATCTTTGTGCATTTTATTCCACAGGATTAACATGTGCTAGTCAGCAAACACCTGTTTCCCTCATGTTCAcatgcatcttcatcatgtttTCCGAGATGGATTCTTGAACGTTTTATACTTTGTTGTGGAATGCTTGCTTGAAATCGGTTTTCAATAGATCAGTATTTTGATTTACTTAGTTAAGACTATGGGAAGTTATTGAATAAATAGATTCTTTTTTTAgaacatttgtttttgtgtttttatgtaAGATGTTCACTGATGCGGCTCATAAATTGATGCTTTCTAACTCATTAGCTACATTTTACAATTAGTTTACAACATTTTGTGCATGCTCAACTAGATTTTCTAGTCGTTTCTCAAATGATGTTGGTTCAAGATGCTGCTTATCCCCTCAAACGCACTGTTTTTCTCGAAGCCGAAGGATCACAGGATATCAGATCTACCAAAGAGGGGTGGGACTTAGATGGCAGAAACGCCCTCCACGTTCATCTGTCGATTGATTAATTT contains:
- the sumo2a gene encoding small ubiquitin like modifier 2a — its product is MADEKPKEGVKTENNEHINLKVAGQDGSVVQFKIKRHTPLNKLMKAYCERQGLTIRHIRFRFDGQPINETDTPSQLEMEDEDTIDVFQQQTGGFPH